The following coding sequences are from one Rutidosis leptorrhynchoides isolate AG116_Rl617_1_P2 chromosome 11, CSIRO_AGI_Rlap_v1, whole genome shotgun sequence window:
- the LOC139875494 gene encoding uncharacterized protein, protein MDVFAWCENDMTGVPHHIAEHRLNVNLALKPVVQKRRGMAPNLVKWLCEEVTESRAETRGKFRRDGESQQLTVGAGISFLLHKLIPPKKTDPIALLVFSIPSVVLPRTVKEVQSLTGKLAALTRFLSKAAERQLPFFKTLKGCLKQKSFVWTSEAETAFQEMKKLLKTLPMLIVPVDGKILYLYISVANEAFGHPVHVLTNLPIKQVLTKPEISGRLALWAVELGAYEISYLPRSAVKSQVMADYLTEMSGELEVINEPTALKPVIGETSDLFTDCASCVEGAGAGLVLASPSGEEHTYALRFNFDVTNNEAQYEAMYIIQNDILYRKSYCRPMMRCVGPIEAEMIVEEVRNGTCALHSGYKTIAAKIMRMGPFPAGPGNVKFLIVAVDYFTKWVEAKAGRTITGVQVRNFVWECIVCRFGIPRELVSDNGAQIAKDPFKIWCTDLNIIQKFTSVAHPQANGLCEVTNRDIVSGIKKRLCEKRTGWVDELPNVLWAHHTTFKKSTGETLFSLVYASEAVIPAEILVPTHRFANFEEEANDAALSENLNFIEEQKLMAAIREANNIQKIAKYYNKRVRALSFDIGEWSLDSQVVEKAHFGRRNYYERNLYLKLTSSRSLIAVILARGISAMPYWATAYADFASSKEQRRSEMADGSGFGSGQLMTISSINSTLSRSLNAAVNVEKFLETGLELSIFLGNSGRCWRNLVKSSSAEALAARALSRSAVSFTTSSNSNLMVA, encoded by the exons CTCGGGCCGAAACTCGGGGGAAGTTTAGGAGAGATGGAGAGAGCCAGCAGCTGACAGTCGGGGCGGGGATAAGCTTCCTTCTTCACAAGCTTATCCCTCCCAAAAAAACCGACCCGATAGCGCTTCTCGTTTTTTCTATTCCATCCGTTG TGCTCCCAAGAACGGTTAAAGAGGTGCAAAGTTTAACCGGAAAGCTGGCCGCGTTAACGCGTTTTTTGTCTAAAGCTGCtgaaaggcagttgccatttttcaaaactctAAAAGGTTGCTTGAAGCAAAAAAGTTTTGTTTGGACCAGTGAAGCAGAAACcgcgtttcaagagatgaaaaagttgttgaaaactttgcctatGTTAATAGTGCCGGTTGATGGCaaaattctttatctttatatatcAGTGGCAAATGAAGCTTTTG ggcatccagtGCATGTGTTAACTAATTTACCGATCAAAcaagtcttaacaaaaccagagatatctggtagactcgcattgTGGGCAGTAGAGTTAGGTGCTTATGAAATATCTTACCTTCCACGTAGTGCTGTTAAAAGTCAGGTTATGGCGGATTACCTCACTGAAATGTCTGGAGAGTTAGAGGTAATCAATGAGCCAACCGCGTTAAAACCAGTAATTGGTGAAACTTCGGATTTGTTTACTGACTGTGCCTCGTGTGtggaaggtgcaggtgcgggtttagttttggcAAGCCCAAGTGGTGAAGAACATACATATGCATTGCGTTTTAATTTTGATGTTACAAATAACGAAGCACAGTATGAAGCAAtgtatatcattcaaaatgatattCTATACCGCAAATCGTACTGCAGGCCAATGATGCGATGTGTTGGACCAATTGAGGCAGAAATGATAGTGGAAGAAGTGCGTAACGGcacttgtgcactgcattcaggctacaaaactatTGCAGCGAAAATCATGcggatgg ggccatttcctgcagggcCTGGCAATGTTAAGTTCTTGATTGTCGCAGttgattattttactaaatgggttgaagctaaggcgggTCGCACTATCACTGGGGTGCAGGTACGAAACTTTGTGTGGGAGTGCATTGTCTGCAGATTTGGCATTCCACGAGAGTTGGTCAGCGATAATGGtgcacaaatagcgaaagatccttttaagaTATGGTGTACTGATTTAAATATAATACAAAAGTTTACATCAGTCGCCCACCCACAGGCTAATGGTTTATGTGAAGTAACCAACCGCGACATAGTAAGCGGTATTAAAAAGCGGTTATGCGAGaagcgaactggttgggtagatgaactACCCAATGTGCTGTGGGCACACCACACAACTTTTAAGAAGAGCACAGGAGAGACACTTTTTAGTTTGGTATATGCctctgaggcagtaatccccgcagaaattctggtaccaacgcatAGATTTGCTAACTTTGAAgaagaagcaaatgatgctgcgttgagcGAAAATCTGAACTTCATTGAAGAGCAGAAGCTAATGGCGGCTATCAGAGAAGCAAATAATATACAaaaaattgctaagtattataataaaagagtACGTGCTTTGTCTTTTGATATAGGCGAATGG AGTTTAGATAGCCAAGTGGTGGAAAAAGCCCACTTTGGCAGGAGAAATTATTACGAAAGGAATTTATATCTGAAGT TGACATCTTCTCGCTCGCTTATTGCGGTTATTTTAGCGAGGGGAATTTCAGCTATGCCCTACTGGGCAACTGCGTATGCTGATTTTGCCTCTTCTAAGGAGCAAAGGCGATCAGAAATGGCAGATGGTAGTGGATTTGGCAGTGGGCAATTGATGACAATCTCATCCATAAACTCTACCCTCTCGCGAAGTCTTAATGCGGCAGTAAACGTAGAAAAATTCTTGGAAACAGGCTTGGAATTGAGTATTTTCCTAGGCAATTCGGGGAGATGTTGGCGGAACTTGGTGAAGTCAAGCTCCGCAGAAGCTTTAGCAGCAAGAGCGCTGTCCCGCTCTGCGGTAAGCTTCACCACATCCTCTAACAGCAATTTGATGGTGGCTTGA